A stretch of DNA from Anaerobacillus isosaccharinicus:
GAATACTAATTATTGCTTTAGTCTATATCGTAGGATCTTATGATTATAATGGTCGCGGTTTAGATATGATTGAACAATCTTTTCATGGAGAAGTGCCACCTTTTGCATTTCTAGCCAAAATCGTTTTCACTGCAGTAACAATGGGATTTGGTTTCGTTGGTGGAGAAGCGATCCCCTTGTTTTTCATCGGTTCTACTTTAGGAAATACGTTATCTACCTTTGTAGATTTACCAATGTCATTCTTAGCTGCCATAGGGTTAATTGCTGTTTTTTGCGGGGGAGCCAATACGCCTATTGCATGCTTTATTCTAGCCATTGAGATGTTTGATGGGAAAGGTTTAGAGTACTTTTTCTTCGCCTGTGTCATAAGTTACATCTTTTCTGGTCACCACGGCCTTTGGCCTTCTCAAAAAGTGTATGATCCAAAGAGTCGGATGGAAAACCTCCCAAGCGGCAAAACGATTGAACAAATCAATAAACAAATCCACCAAGAAAAATAGCAAAAAGAGGGTGGGTCAAAAGTGCCTGACACTTTGTTTTATCCCAGCCTCTTCTTTAAATTCTATACTTTTTTCCATTTCACTGGAGCTTTGGAAAGTAAATTTAACCAATAAGATAACTTTCGTTTTTCATTTTTTTCCTCAATAGCTGCTGCCGCTTGGCGGTAGCTTTGCACAAAGTCTTGGAACAATTCTTCTCTTTCTTCTACTTTTTTCTGTAAAAATAGTTTTTCTTCTTGTTCTCTTTCAATTTCCTCTTTAAGCTCGTTAATGTGTTCTGACGTAGCTTTAAATGTATCTAGAACTTCATGGGAATACGTTTGAACAATTCCTTGTGTAATCGAATTCCCCTTAGTTATTTCTTTTTTCACTTCACTTGTTAAATCATCTTTTACTTCTTTAATAAAATTACCTTTAAACTGATCTAGCGAATCCGATATATTTTGAACTGCTTGTACAGTTTCAGTTTGCAAGGCTACAATATCTGCATATTTCAAATCGTATTCAGACTGAATTTGCTCAGGCACTTCACAACCATCTTCAATCTTTTCATCTAAAATAAACATGACCATCTCATCACTCAAGTTTTTTTCTTTCATTACCTTGATTTTCTTCAACACGACCAATTCACTATCATTATAAATTCGCGACCCATTTTTCGTCCGGTGGATCTGTACAAATTTATCAAAAACCTTCTCCCAGTTTTTCAAACTCCCAGTAGATACTTTTAATTGTTTTGATACATCTTTTATTGTATACATATTACCTACACCTCTTCTCTTAGATTGTTAAGTATATTCTCGTATTTATACTATTTATTAAGAGACTCTCCTTTTTCCTTCAAGGTGACAAAACTTCTAAAAAGAAGTGGTCGTTCGGCAAATTTTGTATGCTATTTCGTAAATAATCCCATTAGTAACATTAATTATTTTTCAAATAAACCTTGACGCTTCATTAGACTTACATAAAACTGTTCTAATGTCCCTTGTTCATTTATTGGATAACTTGGTTCACCACGATCAATAATATACCCTTCAACTAAAAAGGTTTTCATGCCTATTTGTGACGCCGCCATGTCTTCTTGTTTATCGTTGCCTACCATTAGACACTCACTCGGTTCGACCTCAAGTCGATCACATATCTCCTGATAATATTGAGCATGTGGTTTAGTGAAGGAACTATTTTCATAAAAAGTAACAACCTCAAATGGCATATCTTCAATCCCTGCCCATCTTAAGCGCTCATAAATAGCTGCTTTTGGAAAAACAGGATTTGTTGCAACAGCAATACGATATCCTTGTTTAACAGCTTCCTCTACTACTTGCCTAGCTAGCGGAGT
This window harbors:
- a CDS encoding MerR family transcriptional regulator gives rise to the protein MYTIKDVSKQLKVSTGSLKNWEKVFDKFVQIHRTKNGSRIYNDSELVVLKKIKVMKEKNLSDEMVMFILDEKIEDGCEVPEQIQSEYDLKYADIVALQTETVQAVQNISDSLDQFKGNFIKEVKDDLTSEVKKEITKGNSITQGIVQTYSHEVLDTFKATSEHINELKEEIEREQEEKLFLQKKVEEREELFQDFVQSYRQAAAAIEEKNEKRKLSYWLNLLSKAPVKWKKV
- a CDS encoding HAD family hydrolase, with product MTKVILFDLDGTLLPMDTDAFVKGYLKHLAPKVASIIAPEHFLKCLWAGTEAMMRNIEAEKTNEHVFEETFLELTKLKKEDIWPTLDDFYTNVFPTLSHLCSPTPLARQVVEEAVKQGYRIAVATNPVFPKAAIYERLRWAGIEDMPFEVVTFYENSSFTKPHAQYYQEICDRLEVEPSECLMVGNDKQEDMAASQIGMKTFLVEGYIIDRGEPSYPINEQGTLEQFYVSLMKRQGLFEK